The genomic interval CAGCTGAAAGCCATGGTTGCTGTAGCTGAGCGTGTGCGTTCACCGTTGCATATCGGGACATCAGAGGGTGAGGCTAATCATTTGGGATTTTTGCAGTCTGTAGCGCTTGTGAGAGCGTTTTGCGAAGAATCTGGCATTCCAATATTTCTGAATGCTGATCATTTCCACAGCGTAGAATCAGCAAAAGCGGCGATTGATGCCGGATATGATTCTATTAATATTGATCTTTCTAAGGAATCGTACGAAAAGAATGTGGAGGGCACGAAAGCAATTGTCCAATATGCAAAAACAAAAAATCCAGATGTTTCTGTAGAAGGAGAGCTTGGATATCTCCGCGGGTCTTCAACGATGCAGCATGAAGTTATAAAAATACGGCCGGAAGATATGACCGACCCTGCTCAGGCAAAAGAATTCGTACAAGAGACGCAGGTGCAGCGTTTTGCGCCCGCAGTAGGGAATATTCATGGGATTGCGGCAAATGAACCGAATATAGACATTAAGCGGATAGAGGCGATTCGCGCCGCGCTTTCTGATGATATAGCAATAGTGCTCCATGGCGGTTCAGGTATCTCCGATAAAGAGATGAAACAAGCAATACAGGCGGGTATAAATAATGTACATATCAACACGGAGGTGCGGGTGGTGTATGCAGAGGCGCTCCGCGCGTTCTTGAAAGAGAATCCCGAAGAGACAACACCATACAAAATGTTCCCATCGGTTATTGAGGCGATGGAGAAAAAAATAGAAGAAAAAATCATTTTATTTGGCAGTAAAGATTCTATATAATTAATTTTTCCCATACATACATATGAAAATATTTGTAACACGACAGATTCCGGACGAAGGAATCAATGCATTACAAGGAAAGGGGTATGAACTTACGGTAAGTCCGCATGACCGTGTGCTTACCAAAGAAGAGCTCATAGGATATATCCAGGGGAAAGAATATGACGCGGTGCTTTGTCTTCTTACCGATACCATAGACGCCCAAGTGCTTGATGCGGCAGGACCGCAGTGTAAGATTTTTGCAAATTATGCCGTCGGGTTTGATAATATTGATTTGAAAGCCGCGGCAGAACGCAATATCACAATCACGAATACTCCCGGAGTGCTTACGAATACCGTTGCCGAACACACATTTGCGCTCATGCTCGCAATTAGTCACCGGGTAGCAGAAGCTGACCGGTTTACGCGGAATGGGATGTATAAAGGATGGGCGCCGATGCTTCTTTTGGGGAATGATCTTTCTTCAAAAACAATAGGGATTATCGGGCTTGGCCGCATTGGTTCGCGGGTGGCGCATCATGCGGTACACGGATTTGATGCGAAAATAATATACCACGACATAAAACGTAACGAAGAATTTGAAAAAGAATTCGGTGCGGTATATAAGGAAACGCTCGAGGATCTCTTGGGGGAGGCCGATTATGTATCTATCCATGTGCCGCTTCTGGATGCTACGCGGCATCTCATGAATGCAGAACGATTCGGGCAGATGAAGTCGACGGCGTATGTGATTAATACTTCACGGGGTCCGGTTATCGATGAGCAGGCGCTTTTGGAAGCATTGCAGAAAAAAACTATAAAAGGAGCGGCAATTGATGTTTTTGAGGGAGAGCCCGCGGTTACACCGGGGCTCGCTGACCTCGAAAACATCATTATGACGCCGCATATTGCGTCAGGCACTGAAGAAACCCGCCAAGCCATGTCCCGGCTTGCTGCAGACAATATTATAGCGGTTTTTGAGGGTAGAGAAGCGCCGAACAAAGTGGTCGCCAAATAACAACTCTTGATTTTTGCTTTTTCCTATAGTATGCTGAAAAGCGTTCTTATATGTTGTCGCTAAAGGCAGAAAACCGGATTGTATCCGGCAAAAAAGTAGACGCACTCCGGAGCGAGGGGAAGATTCCTGCGGTGGTGTATGGAAAGGGCATTGATACGGAAATGCTTGCTGTCCCGTATGCGGATTTTGTCCGTATCTGGCGCGAA from Candidatus Niyogibacteria bacterium CG10_big_fil_rev_8_21_14_0_10_46_36 carries:
- a CDS encoding tagatose-bisphosphate aldolase, yielding MKLAGYFKKALEGKWAVPHFNIATLEQLKAMVAVAERVRSPLHIGTSEGEANHLGFLQSVALVRAFCEESGIPIFLNADHFHSVESAKAAIDAGYDSINIDLSKESYEKNVEGTKAIVQYAKTKNPDVSVEGELGYLRGSSTMQHEVIKIRPEDMTDPAQAKEFVQETQVQRFAPAVGNIHGIAANEPNIDIKRIEAIRAALSDDIAIVLHGGSGISDKEMKQAIQAGINNVHINTEVRVVYAEALRAFLKENPEETTPYKMFPSVIEAMEKKIEEKIILFGSKDSI
- a CDS encoding D-glycerate dehydrogenase encodes the protein MKIFVTRQIPDEGINALQGKGYELTVSPHDRVLTKEELIGYIQGKEYDAVLCLLTDTIDAQVLDAAGPQCKIFANYAVGFDNIDLKAAAERNITITNTPGVLTNTVAEHTFALMLAISHRVAEADRFTRNGMYKGWAPMLLLGNDLSSKTIGIIGLGRIGSRVAHHAVHGFDAKIIYHDIKRNEEFEKEFGAVYKETLEDLLGEADYVSIHVPLLDATRHLMNAERFGQMKSTAYVINTSRGPVIDEQALLEALQKKTIKGAAIDVFEGEPAVTPGLADLENIIMTPHIASGTEETRQAMSRLAADNIIAVFEGREAPNKVVAK